aaaaatagatacattcatatttggataaatttgagtcaaactGCTCAAGAAAGCCAGACGAAAAAAACGATATAGTACTCGTCCCGTTGACTTGCGGGCCATCAACTCGCACCGAACGGGACCCACACGGCCACCCCACGCCGTCGTTTTCCTCCGCCCCCATTTCCTTCCCATCACCTGatccccaccaccaccagagCCAGAGTCTCCTCCCCCCACCCGCCGTCGGTTCCAGGAGCGGACCCCCGATCACCCTTCCCAGATCGCCGATCTCCCTCCCCCAACTGCGCGCAGGCGggcggaagcagcagcagcagccagccatGGCGTCGTCGCAGGCGAACCTGGACAAGATGCAGCTCCGCCAGAGCTACCGCAACCTCTGGCACACGGACCTCATGAGCACCATCCAGGCCGACTTCCCCTGTAAGCAAACAACCCCTATTCTCTGTCTCGGGGCGATTCCTGGTGCGGGATTTGGTTTCTGACTGGTTTTTTCTCGTGTCCTTGTCGTCCCTGCAGACTGCTGCTTGTCGCTGTGGTGGTAAGCCATCCTCGCCCGGCCTCCGTTTCGAGGGTTTTGgaccgcccccccccccccttttttttttgctagatCTGCGACGATTTGCTCGTGTAATTTGCGAATAGAGTTAGGGTTTAGAGGGATTTCGAGGCTGAGCACTTCGTGGTGGTTGATTCTGCATGCTGTGCTGTTGGAGTACTACCTGAGATCATGGAATTGCCTAGGCTCGTAGCATTTATGAGATACGGCTGAATGCTTCTCATACTAGGTAGGTACTCCGGTCGTCTGCAACTCTGGACCTCTTAAATCAGACCTCAACTGCCATAGTTTCCTCTCTGCAGCTGGAATAGATAAACAGTTCTGAAGGTCAATTTCACTGGCAAGCTGGTTTATGTTCAAATAGGACCCCCAACCCATACAGCGGCTGCAGAGCCATAACAGCTCGCAGCCTCTTACCTCACTTAAAATAAGTTGTTGTAGAGATCATCAGCGTAGACAAGGGAACTGTCACACTGCATTGTGTGCCTGACTAAACAACATATGGATTGGGCCAAATGATATTGGAGCATTTCGTATTTTGTTTACTTTTGGCCAAAAATGTTCATGTCTTGTCCAATTTATGCTTTGATGAAGTTCATTCCAGAGCATCTAATGAAGCATAAAAAAGATCATGTTATGAAGTTTATCTTGTGTGTCACCCAGCATTTCCAAACGCACTGCATTCCAAAATGGAAGGCTCTAGTAGGTTTCTCTATTTTTGCCGTAATGTTATAGTACATGGAACAATAGAATGCCCTAACATTGGGTACACAAATTTGGCATTTCGTACCGTAAAGATTTCTACCGGCTTGCTAATCTGCtgtatttccttttttctgttcAGTGCGCCATGTGTGTCATACATGCTTCGCAAAAGGGCTCTCTATAATGACATGTCAAGGTAGTACCAATTATGTCATGATCTACTTATGGTTAGAAGCTCAACTTATTGTTCAACCCGCCCTGATTTCCTTTATGTCTGTGTGCTTTAGGTATGTCTGCTGTGCGGGCTATATGCCGTGCAGTGGAAGGTGTGGTGAAAGCAGATGCCCAGAATTCTGTCTCGCAACCGAGGTATGAGGCCCATTTCTTGTGCTTTTGCCCTGCAATTCCCCCTCACTGTACCCCTCTTAGCTGATGATTTCGATGTGGTTGGAATGTATTCATTCCGAATATATCTAATAGTTCTTACGTGAATATGATAATCATAGCTCCTATTGATCAGGGGTATTTGGTACTAGTATTCTCTACTGATTGTGTCATTTTTTGTCTAAGCTTAAATTGCTTGGTTGCTTCATTGCATTTCTGGTAGTTTCAAACACAGTGCAGTATCTCATCATCTCATTGTTAATTTTTTGGTACGGAAGAGCTATGGGGATCAATCGTCCTTGAGATGGTCTAATAATCTAGCTTTGCGGTTATTTGATCAATTAGATTGCCCTTGTCCAATAGAAAAATTGCACTGTTGGTCTTGGATGATGTTAAGTGCAGTCTCTCATAATGAAATCTCTGATACATCTGCTGCCCTTTCAATCTTGGTTATATCTGAGTTCATTGGATTTATATGATCTTTTCAGGTCTTTCTGTGCTTTGGTAATTCAGTTGCTTCAACCCGCTTCTTGCTTCAAGATGAATTCAACATACAGACAACTAAGTGTGATAACTGCATCATTGTACTGTCAACGCCCTCCTATGTTACAAACTTTCCTATTTTACGATTCTCTACTGATAACCATGTTTTACTGCAGGGTTTCATGTTCTGCCTTCAACAAGTTGCTTGCATCTTCTCTATAGTTGCTGCTATTGTTGGTAGTGAGGAACTTTCAGAGGCTTCCCAGATCCTTTCCTGCTTATCTGATATGGTCTACTGCTCGTAAGACTCTCTTACCTCTGATCTTTTCACTTTTCGACAGTAAGCCATGTTGATAATCTTTTGCCACTTTGTTTGCAGGGTTTGTGCCTGTATGCAGGTAAATATACCAATATATCTCCTGCTAACCTAATGAGTTGCTCTGCTTAACCGTGTATATCCTCTTATGACACTGAAATGCTAATGCAGACACAGCACAAAGTTGAAATGGACAAGAGGGATGGGAAGTTTGGGCCACAGCCCATGTCAGTGCCTCCGGTGCAGCAAATGTCACGCATTGATCAGCCTATCCCTCCTCCTGCTGGTTATGCACCACAACCAGCATACGGCCAGCCTTACGGCGGTtatcctcctccgccagctCAAGGCTACCCACAGCCGCCAGCTCAAGGTTACCCACCAGCAGGCTACCCCCAGGCCCAGGGTAGTGCATACCCTCCACCTGGTTCCTACCCCCCTCCACAGGGCTACTATGGGAAGTAAAGTGCGAGCAGCAATCGGAGTGATACTGTAGTGAGGTAACAGAAATATTGCGAACCTGTAAACAGTAGGATTATTGTAGCATCATAGGTTGATCTGCGATTGGACTGGGTGGTGAACTGTGGACCTCATTTGGTTCTCCTCTGGGCGGTCAACTGGTGAACTGTGAACTGTGTTTGGATTTCCTCTGGGTGGTCAATGGCGACGTATGTTTGGATCTCCCCTGGTGGCTCAACTGAGAACTGCATCTGGACTTCCTCTGGATGGTAAACTATGCACTGCATTCGGATTCCCTGGATTAAAATTACGAGTGTCGTGTGTTGTTTTGAGTACATTGTTCAATGAATAAATTGGCAGTGGTGTTATTAAATTGTGCTGCATACAGTGTTGGAAAGTGTCATCTTGATTCGATGATAACATTGTCAgtggagattttttttgcttgtttccAGCAAATGGTGagcagcatgcatgcgtgtCATGTGACTCATGTTATGCTTACCTAGATATGGCCAAGGTTTTAGGTTTGGCTGTCGCACCAAGTCTTTTGAACATGATTCCGTGACAGTGAGGTCTCGCCGTATTTGCCCTTTGCTGGTTGAGACGTAGGCGTAGCTGGCCCTCATAGACCCCCTAACTGATTGGAATACTTTATAGTGTAAATCACAATCATCTCCTAAAAGACTTGTATAAAATGTAGATGATGATAACAACGCAAAACTAATCAGGCAGGCGCTAACAAGAagcatatgaaaaaaaaaatagcgaGACTTTTCTTTTGCGAAGAAAATATAAATAGTGAGACTTGAGAGAAGAAGGCCTTGCTATACGTTGGAGATGTTTCAGAATTTGTCTTGTGGCGTTAGTTAGGCCTAATTGTCCAATTAATCTCCTCTAGTCCAATTTCAGTTTGGTATACCTAATTGATACAGGCCCACACGTCTAGAGATTCGGTTCAATGCATTATCACCAGTACGTCACTGAATGTCTTGAACACCAATTATAATTTTTCTGAAACTAATTAATTTGTATGCAAAGGTTTGCGTCTTTATTTGGTCATTTGACCAGTAGAAGGTTACAGAATAACCAATATGTATGCACAGGAAATAGTTCTTCGGGATTATGTACGTACACCCGCAACAAAATGCTGTAACGaacaacaagaattttcttttgagtATACCAGCTCAAAAAATTACAGACGCATATGCATGCCATTGGTCAGACTAGTGGTGTGTATGTCATCAAGTTTGTCACCTGACTAATAACTAGATATACAATTGAATCGATCTTATTTGTGTGTGTGTCACCATGATCTTTCATTTGATTAGACGTCAGGAATTTGTATATACTTTGCAGCTCGCACCTACCTGCAAACGCGTATATATCAAGGGAAAAGCAAATAAATGTTAGAACATCATGTCAGAAGTAGTACTTTAACAACTCTAACTGATATGCAGGATAAACTAAGATTACTTAGAAAAGCAGGCGAAGAGAATGAATCATTGGATAATATATGTATCAGTTCGCTCACCTTTTACGCTTTGATTTCAGGGTTGATGTCTGAGAGTTGTTGTGCCAATTGCGCTTCCTCTGATTGATGAACCAGTTGTTGATTTGCTTCAGCTGCAGGCCGGTCTCTTCCACAAGCTTTGCTTTATCATCTTCCTGTACCAAACGAAATGCAAGCCACTCAACTATTATTAACTTCCTCGTGCACATATGTATATGCATATATGTGTAGctctaaaaataaaataaacatccTGCAATGATAATCTAAAAAGCACAGACAAACATCAGACAAGGAATTATGTGAgaagcatacatgcatgcacccaTGCAAGCTGTCTGATGGAAGAGCTTTTGGTGCAAGGCTAGCCTAATCAAAACAAGTTGGAGAACAGCTAAGGATGGCAACTGCTGCTAAGTGCTAACTAGCTCGGTAGGAGAAGTAGTAGTAGATGGCTAGTTGCATTcttcgcatgcatgcatgacaggCACAATGCACTCACCGTGGGGTACGGCCACTTGGAGTGTTGCTGCCACCATTGCTTCAGTATGGTGGTGGTGTCCCCAGGCAACTTCCCggccctcctcttcctcagtATCTCTTCCCTCACATCACCAATCCTTGACTTGAAGCCCTGCAATTCAACAATTTAATTCATCAACGATGCATGGCGGCGGGGTGTAGCTTAATTGCTATGCAAAGTAAATCCCCCCTTCCAAATACATCACATTTTAGACATATGGAAACAATCTCATGCAATTTATTACCGTTGTTTTTATGTGAAATTGATAGTAGAAATAATAGTTAcacttattattatttttgcgaAGAATATTAAGTTACACTTATTTAACCAATCTCTATAATTTTCCGCATATGGATATTTCAGAAGTAGTACATCTTAATTTCATACCTGTTTGAGTTCAATCTTGAGTTCCTGCCTGACCCTCTCCATGAGGGAGCGTTCCGAGTCCGTAGGTACAAGCGGGCCGAAACCCATCATGTCGTGCCCATTCGAGCTCATATccatggctgccgccgcctccatgatCGTCTGTGGCTCCTCTTCGTCCTCTGACATGGTTGCGCCCGTTCCTTCCTCCAACGTCGCACCTGACGATCATACATGAACAAGGTTAATACTATATCTCAGATTAATCTTGTCATCCTAAGTttcctgatttttaagcaaaagtcTTAAAACGAAGTTGATGAATCAGAGCAGTCAGATTTGTATCTAGATCtcattttattctttttttttcatcatccgtttcgaatcttaaagcacaaatcatatccaacGCTGAGGAAtcgacttatctctaactaaaaatcagacaacttAGATAGCAAAACCGTGATTAATTACCTAGTGGATGATTTCAGAATTACTACACAAGCTGGCTAATTAAGCGAGGGCATTAGTTAGGAaggcatatgcatgcatgagcatgCATGAAGGAGTTGCCATCGATCGACTTTGGCGAGGTCTCGATCGACATGGACGGATCAAATGTAAGATGGAGCTAGACACGCGCCAATTGAAAGACTTGCTGATTTGACCCTGGATCTATCTTGGAAAGTAGCAATAGCATGCTATAGATGGTAGGTACTAGCTAGGTTTAATCCGCATAGAACTGCTAAAGGTTTTGAACGAAAAATctcataataaaacgaatgaAATTATCTCAGGTGCTTCAATTTGGTAACCAAAACATATCGGAGTacctctgcatgcatgcatggcaagtCAGAACATAGTGGTTTCTACGTGAAGTTAGATATCACAAAAAGAGAGTGTAATTAAGAGCCAGAAAAAAGGTACTGCAACAACAATACAATTAATTAGAAAGTCAGAAAAAATGTCAACATGGATGAAGCAGTGCAATAGGAGTACCTTCAGTGACCTAAGAAGTTAGACGAAGAAAGTTATAGCAAACGTTTTGTCCAACCATTAATTATGAAAGTTTGCATGAATGCTAAGCTACTCACAGCTAGCCATCTCACATATCTTTTTTTCCAAGCTAGTTAACTTTATGTATGAGATATCGCACTTGTGAAAAGAGCTAGTGCAATGAATGTAATCGAAGTACGACATATATATCATGCACGGTCTGATTTCTCATAATAAGGGCACGACCACGAAGTGTATGGTCATGTCATGTAAGACCTTTTCTTTCGAGGAAGTAAGAGCCCTGAATAATCAGGTAGTTAGACGACGATTGTGGCACCAGTTGCATGGACAAATCATTTGATCAAACGAGTACACTTCACTTTTGGGCCTAGCTACTCTGCTACTCATATATACCATAATACCAAGCTAGGTATCAAGGTTTGTCTGCGGACATTGATATGGTGCCAAACTATTACTCAAAAATATGGTGCCAAACtagttttcttcttccttttttgtcTGTACGTATATAACTTGCTTAATATCTAATCGAACAGCAGAATTGACTGCctttttgtcaaaaaagaaagataaagaagcgaagttcagttcagttcaacTTGGTGGAAGAGTGAATTGTAAAATCCTACAATCCAGGTTTTGGTGCTTGTAGCTTCAGTTTGTGTTCCTAATGTCTTATTTATCTAAATATATGCAGTTTCTACGTATTCCGGAAAACTAATATGGGGTATAATCCATGAACTCACAATTAATATTTCTTCAAAATATTAATAGGCAAAATAGAGGGTCTCAGGATAATATCTGAACTGTGGAAAATCTTGGCCAGTAAACGAAATTCTTGCAGCCCCATGCTTGAGTTTGACAAGTATCTAATAtttttaccaatttttttgACTGAATTCTTAGTGGTTCAAACCTTTAGGTTTAATTCGACATATTTTTTGGACATTCATTTGTCAGCATCAACAAGAAACTAATATCCAGCATCCATTCATAGGCTGCATGAATTACTTTAAAGTATTTAGATCAACATCCAGCTGTCCTCTCCTCATCTCCAAGTGTGCTCAACCTCGCTACAAACTAAAAATTGCACTAACCTTTTACTGAACTTGCAATCCATCTAAGACAATATTTTTAAACATTTCAGACGAACTGAGATTTAGCAAAAGTGAGTTTCTTATTGTTTGCCTGGTCTGAACCAGTAATTCAGTAATTAGCCAACGTATCTAAACACAGGGATTCTAGACCTTGACTCtcacaaagaaaataagaacGCCAAAAGAGCTTGTGCATTTTCTTAAAAGAATTTATGCTGAAAGTAGAGAAATTGTTAATTTATCAGGCCTTTAGTTTATCTAGGATGTTAGGGTTTTAGTTTTATTTAGAGAATTGCGGTGTTTTATGCAACCAGTCAAAAATTCTGGAGGCtttggttcttcttctttttagaAAAACGATATGACTTTAATGATTCATTAAAAAAGTTCAATATCTCAAAACAactaagaaaaatataaagaCAAACAACGATGATACCATAATGATAAAAGTTTCACCATAGTCCGATGAAATCATCGAATTTGCTCTTCGCGTCCCTCCAATTTATCCGGTGATGAAGTTGTAGAACACCATGTTTGCACAAACAAACCTCGTAAGTTTTTCGTCCATCCCAGCCTCCtggtatgtatgtatgtatgtacagTTGGGCTGATAGGCTTTTCCACACGGGCCTCCGGTAGTTAGATGCCAGGCAGAACTACGGGCCAAATGTATTCTCCCCATACTTTCCAATTCATATTTCATCGATTAATATGAGCATGGTATCCCTATATTAACATATCTTAATATGATTTTTATAATAAAGTTGGCGTTTGGTACGTGCTCAACCGACGGAGCTGAAGAGGGGAAGTCTTGCAAGGCAAGgctgcaggcaggcaggccaCACCTTGAGATTTTCGAGGTGAGTCGTCCATGGAACAAGACATGCCAACTACTAAGTGTTTCCACATTTTGTACTACCATCAAGGAAGTCCAAACAAATACGGGAGTACACTAAATAGCAACGAGAATTTCACTCTGAAGATCAACGAATAAACACTTTCTGCTGaaaccaaaaataaatgaaaaactATACACGAGAGGTTGGAAAAACAAAACGTAAATAGACAAACAAATAAAGGAAGATTAATATAGATAAGAAATAAGTTAACTACCAGTTAGGTCCTGCAAGGATTGCTCGATCTCGCGGCAGGCCATGACGGCCTCCACGGCGTGCACCCTGacgtgctgctgcagctgctcccGGAACGAGCACAGCAGCATCAGGTACTGCGCCTGCACACCCAAACACAAGACGCATCTCATATCAATCCAATCTAATTAACTAAAGCTAGAAATGCATATGCAGTTATGCATGCAGCTCAACATAATTGCTTACGAGGAAGGAGTCGAGGTCTTGCTTGTCGTgaggggagaggaaggggcGGTGGTGAGCGGCGTAGGAGTGGAGAAGTCCCCCGGACTGAGCGAGCTGGGCGTCGATGATGGGGAGGTGGTCGATGGGCGTCGCCACACGGAGGCACCCCACGTGAGCCGCCACCAGCTGCTCGCACAGCGGGTGCACCGCCATCTCCCCTTTCAGCAGCtgcctctcctccgcctctgccgcagccgtcaccgccgctgccgccgccgcagccgaagaagacgagcactccccccctcctcctccaaagCTTCCCATCTCCATGGTGCCTCCTCCTTCAATCAGCTGATGATCGCCCTGCAGCATGTATCGTTGGATGAATTGTTTGGTGTGTCAATGGGATGGATCGGTTGGTGTGTGCGTGAGGCGTCGGGTATGTATGGGCAGGGCGAGCTAACAAGCGAGCTAATTAAGCGAGAGCTTGGTAGGAAGGAGAGGGGGATTTAATGAGGGAGAGGAGTTAGTTAGCAAGGACACAAAGCAGATGGTGAGGGGTCTTTTCGAGGCTTCCGAAGGTGGAGGGTAACCGCAAAAGAAAGTGAACGAGATGAGACGAGAGGATCACCCCCAGGCCCCAGCTAGCCAAAGTACTACAACTCCCTACTAGAACTAGGCTAGATATATAGCTAACCAAGCATCCATGGATATGAATATATGTACCACCATGAGAGAAAGATAGAAGGGTCTAGACTATAAGAGAGAGTTTGGGGTTTAAGGTATGAGAGAGGGGGGTAGGGGAAAAGGTCAGATGAGGCTGGTAAGTAAGAGCTAACGggaggagatggtggtggtgggggaggAGGGTGAGGTTGAGGAAtccaagcaagaacaagaaaggTGTCCACCAAATTGCACGGTTGCGGCGGTCTCCTTGTGTTTCAAGGGTCTCGAactcgcatgcatgcatggatcatGTGCTCATTTGTTTTTCAAGAGTTTGACTCAAAGGGGCCACCCTTTTACTCTTTTGCATTTAATTAAGAGGTACAGTTTCCACACTAGTAGTAAGTAGGTGTCATGTCTTGGGTCAAGATGGAATATGTGTGTGTACTCAATATAGAAGTGTAACACAAGGTGTATATATACTGGCCACAGTACTAATTAAAGTGCAGGTTGTTACATCCTCTCCCTCATATAAAGGTTGCTatacttttctttttaggAATGTACGTAGCAGGTGCAGGTTGAGAATTAATAATGGGGGTTGAAAAATAGATTGCGCGCCGGAACAGACACCGTCTCGAatatcatgaaaaaaaatgcacacaGAAGTAACTTAATTATCTGCAATGGGACTAAATACTCTTTATATACTACTTGGTTATGTGATAGAAAATAACACGACCATTAGTAAGTGTTTtggaatatatatataaatccATTAATGCCATGTACATTAGTACATATTTACTAGGGTAATTAGCAGGAGTACTAGCTAAGTCTTGTCTTAACCAAACAAATACAAATATAACTGAAGTGAGCTGCCGACACGGTACTAAAGGTAGAGTCATACATATTTCCCGAAGATCGacaacattttttatgaagtGGAGTACCGAAGCAATCTCCATTTTAAATACAACAGATGTTGCAATCACGCGTAGAATCCATCCATCCGTATATAAAATAACCTGATTAATGAATTTACTAATCCTGTGGTTTTGGTCTACCCCTAATTTGGTACGCGAAATAATTAGGGTCAGGAGTTGGTTTCAAGAAAGGATATGAGAAATACTTTTGGTAGCGATTGAGGGATTTCGGTTGCCTCTCTACCAACCTTGCGGTTGGCGTCTGGAATGGGGAGCTGGTTCGTCTTCTCTCCATTATTGGGTCTATATAGACTGCAGCTACAAATGCCGGTTAATTAGCACCTACTGGTGCTAGTAGCGAGATCAACGTCGATAATCGTATGGGATTAGCAGCGTAATGACACGATTAGTTAACGGCATTGTGGTTAGCCTCTGACAGCTGTTTGTACAAGGACCATACAAGATATGGTCCGTGGCTAATATAGCGGggggcccggccggccgggttcTGTATATAGAATAActttgtcgtcgtcgtcgtcgtcgtcatatATCTTAACAAAACGGATAATGACGACAGAGTATATGCTTTGCCTGCTGCTAAGGGTTTCTGTAACTTTAAAATAGGGCTAGATAGAGTTGGCTAGGGTGCGTTGGGTGCGTGTAGCTCCGTTTAATTTCCCGACGCGTGCTACTACTCATGATTGTCAACTTATATTTCTTAATTACTCATGAGTAGTATATAGTATCGATCAATATATATATCGACAAGAGACGACATGCATAGCATCTAGCTGGCTAGGGAGGCTGCACTTTTCTGTGACACAGGGTTTTGATTGTTTTTCCTtaaaaattactccctccctccgttccttaaagaATCGTTTGttactaaaaaaacaattcgACCCTTGAAAATCAGCGTTCGGTGTTAATTAGTTATAGCTTCCTTTGGTCGTTGCATGCTAATCATGCAAGTTCTTGAGTTATACATTTTGATTTGTAGGACTTTTCATCCACATTCGGAGGCATGCATATATGACTCTAACCAGCAGCCGGTCAGTACGTCGTCATTGTGGTCACGGAGCTCGACGGATCAAGTGGATGAGAGTACGGGGGTCTATCGACCGGGCCGGGGCTGTACATTTGTACGTGTGCTTTTGGGGGCATACACCTCTTGGCGATGCCCATTCGGTCCGGTCGGCTGCCCCTGCCAATGCTGCCATGCacatatatagatacatcGAGCTAGCAGAATGCTGATACGATGGACGTCCGTACGATGGATCCAGCGGCGAGGAGGGCCACGGGAGTCGCGGCTAGCTCGATCGAAACTAATTGATCGATTGAAGCCGTTGATTGCGTACTACTCCTGTATTTAGCA
This is a stretch of genomic DNA from Brachypodium distachyon strain Bd21 chromosome 1, Brachypodium_distachyon_v3.0, whole genome shotgun sequence. It encodes these proteins:
- the LOC100839343 gene encoding uncharacterized protein LOC100839343 isoform X2, which gives rise to MASSQANLDKMQLRQSYRNLWHTDLMSTIQADFPYCCLSLWCAPCVSYMLRKRALYNDMSRYVCCAGYMPCSGRCGESRCPEFCLATEVFLCFGNSVASTRFLLQDEFNIQTTKCDNCIIGFMFCLQQVACIFSIVAAIVGSEELSEASQILSCLSDMVYCSVCACMQTQHKVEMDKRDGKFGPQPMSVPPVQQMSRIDQPIPPPAGYAPQPAYGQPYGGYPPPPAQGYPQPPAQGYPPAGYPQAQGSAYPPPGSYPPPQGYYGK
- the LOC100839343 gene encoding uncharacterized protein LOC100839343 isoform X1, translated to MASSQANLDKMQLRQSYRNLWHTDLMSTIQADFPYCCLSLWCAPCVSYMLRKRALYNDMSRYVCCAGYMPCSGRCGESRCPEFCLATEVFLCFGNSVASTRFLLQDEFNIQTTKCDNCIIVLSTPSYVTNFPILRFSTDNHVLLQGFMFCLQQVACIFSIVAAIVGSEELSEASQILSCLSDMVYCSVCACMQTQHKVEMDKRDGKFGPQPMSVPPVQQMSRIDQPIPPPAGYAPQPAYGQPYGGYPPPPAQGYPQPPAQGYPPAGYPQAQGSAYPPPGSYPPPQGYYGK
- the LOC100839642 gene encoding homeobox protein knotted-1-like 3, encoding MLQGDHQLIEGGGTMEMGSFGGGGGECSSSSAAAAAAAVTAAAEAEERQLLKGEMAVHPLCEQLVAAHVGCLRVATPIDHLPIIDAQLAQSGGLLHSYAAHHRPFLSPHDKQDLDSFLAQYLMLLCSFREQLQQHVRVHAVEAVMACREIEQSLQDLTGATLEEGTGATMSEDEEEPQTIMEAAAAMDMSSNGHDMMGFGPLVPTDSERSLMERVRQELKIELKQGFKSRIGDVREEILRKRRAGKLPGDTTTILKQWWQQHSKWPYPTEDDKAKLVEETGLQLKQINNWFINQRKRNWHNNSQTSTLKSKRKR